Proteins from a genomic interval of Salvelinus sp. IW2-2015 linkage group LG14, ASM291031v2, whole genome shotgun sequence:
- the LOC111972532 gene encoding E3 ubiquitin/ISG15 ligase TRIM25-like has translation MAAAMDSISCSICLDLLKDPVTIPCGHSYCMGCIKDCWDQDDQKGVLISCPQCRQTFTQXPVLNRNTMFADLVENLKKTGLPSTPPAHYYAGPGDVACDVCTERKLKAVKSCLVCLVSYCETHLQPHXESPAFXKHTLVKASTQLEEKICSRHDKLLEMYCRTDQQFICLLCVVGEHKAHDTVSAESERTERQSQLGEEQQKSKQRIQRREKEIQGVRRAVKSLKNSAQAAVEDNERIFTELIRSIERRCSEVKEQIRAQEKVEVSRAEGLLKQLEQEMAELRRREAELEQLSHTEDNITFLQSFQSLCVFPGSEVLPCISVNQHISFEDVKKSVSGLKSQVEKICSGEIAXISVNVTKVHIVTPSEPHYPPSFGKPQSGLSVGGLASRRNDITCQETRPEPKTREEFLEYSCQLTLDPTTAHTNLCLSEGNRKVTCINKVQSYHDHPDSLTTNYQVLCREGLSGVCYWEVEWSGWGVIIAVSYKGTSRRGFDEWFIISNQAWCLMCSVFGYSFVHNSKQTDISVPCSSRIGVYLDHRAGTLSFYSVSDTMTLLHRVQTTFTQPLYPGFFVSSGSVKILTPIQ, from the exons ATGGCAGCAGCCATGGACTCAATCAGTTGTTCAATATGTCTGGATCTACTGAAGGATCCAGTCACTATTCCCTGTGGACACAGTTACTGTATGGGCTGTATTAAAGACTGCTGGGATCAGGATGATCAGAAGGGTGTCCTGATCAGCTGTCCCCAGTGCAGACAGACTTTCACCCAACYGCCTGTTCTAAACAGAAACACTATGTTTGCTGATTTGGTGGAGAATCTGAAGAAGACAGGACTCCCATCTACTCCCCCTGCTCACTATTATGCTGGACCTGGAGATGTGGCGTGTGATGTCTGCACTGAGAGAAAACTCAAAGCTGTCAAgtcctgtctggtgtgtctggtctcttactgtgagactcacctccAGCCTCACMATGAATCTCCTGCCTTTAYGAAGCACACGCTGGTCAAAGCCTCCACACAACTAGAGGAGAAGATCTGCTCTCGTCATGACAAACTACTGGAGATGTACTGCCGTACTGATCAGCAGTTtatctgtctgctgtgtgtggtgggtgaACATAAAGCTCATGATACAGTCTCAGCTGAATCAGAAAGGACTGAGAGACAG AGCCAGCTGGGGGAGGAACAGCAGAAATCCAAACAGAGAatccagaggagagagaaagagatacagggGGTGAGACGTGCTGTGAAGTCACTCAAG AACTCTGCACAAGCAGCAGTGGAGGACAATGAGAGAATCTTTACTGAGCTGATCCGCTCAATTGAGAGAAGGTGCTCTGAGGTGAAGGAACAAATCAGAGCTCAGGAGAAAGTTGAAGTGAGTCGAGCTGAAGGACTCCTGAAGCAACTGGAGCAGGAGATGGctgagctgaggaggagagaagctgagctggagcagctctcacacacagaggacaaCATCACATTTCTCCAG AGTTTccagtctctctgtgtctttcctgGATCTGAGGTCTTACCCTGCATCTCTGTCAACCAGCACATCTCATTTGAGGATGTTAAGAAATCAGTCTCTGGGCTGAAAAGTCAAGTTGAAAAGATCTGCTCTGGGGAAATTGCCKAAATCTCTGTAAACG TGACAAAAGTCCACATTGTTACACCTTCTGAGCCCCATTATCCTCCGTCATTTGGGAAGCCTCAGTCTGGACTGTCAGTTGGAGGACTAGCATCACGTAGGAATGACATCACCTGTCAGGAGACAAGGCCTGAACCCAAGACCAGAGAGGAATTCTTGGAAT ATTCCTGTCAGCTCACATTGGATCCCACCACAGCCCATACaaatctgtgtctgtctgaggggaacaGAAAGGTGACATGTATTAACAAGGTCCAGTCCTATCATGACCATCCAGACAGTTTAACCACCAACTACCAGGTGttgtgtagagagggtctgtcTGGAGTCTGCtactgggaggtagagtggagtgggTGGGGGGTTATTATAGCTGTTTCATATAAAGGGACAAGCAGGAGAGGTTTTGATGAGTGGTTTATCATCAGTAATCAGGCCTGGTGTTTGATGTGTAGTGTCTTTGGCTACTCCTTCGTTCACAATAGTAAACAGACTGACATATCTGTCCCCTGCTCCAGCAGAATAGGAGTCTACCTGGACCACAGGGCAGgaactctgtctttctacagtgTCTCTGACACAATGACCCTCCTCCACAGAGTCCAGACCACATTCACTCAGCCCCTCTATCCTGGGTTTTTTGTCTCTAGTGGATCTGTAAAGATACTGACACCAATACAGTAA